The Candidatus Cloacimonas sp. genome window below encodes:
- the kdsB gene encoding 3-deoxy-manno-octulosonate cytidylyltransferase: MNVIAIIPARYASTRFPGKPLARLKGKPLIQYVYERVQNTGLFTSVCVATDNLTILEAVQSCGGRAVLTKENHLSGSDRIAEALQYFPEAELVINVQGDEPLIEKEPLQKLIAVFEDSQVQMASLITTFTDSELLNNPNIVKVVTDRQNNALYFSRSAIPFNRDNLSDVTYYRHIGVYAYLPDCLQKFVALKQGELEKIENLEQLRALENGISIKMVETNYQGIGIDTPADLATVEKLLS; the protein is encoded by the coding sequence ATGAATGTAATTGCCATTATTCCAGCTCGTTATGCCTCAACCCGTTTTCCGGGGAAGCCCTTGGCGAGGTTGAAAGGAAAACCGCTTATCCAGTATGTTTATGAACGCGTGCAAAATACGGGTTTATTTACTTCCGTTTGCGTAGCTACAGACAATTTAACCATTTTGGAGGCAGTTCAATCTTGCGGAGGGAGGGCTGTTTTAACTAAGGAAAATCATCTTAGCGGTTCCGATCGGATTGCGGAAGCATTACAATATTTTCCGGAGGCAGAATTGGTTATAAATGTTCAAGGGGATGAACCCTTAATTGAAAAAGAACCCTTGCAAAAGCTGATTGCTGTTTTTGAGGATAGCCAAGTGCAAATGGCAAGCTTGATTACTACTTTTACAGATTCTGAACTGCTTAATAACCCCAATATTGTGAAAGTGGTAACCGACAGACAAAATAATGCCCTCTATTTTTCTCGTTCAGCTATTCCTTTTAATCGGGATAACCTCTCTGATGTAACATACTATCGTCATATCGGAGTTTATGCTTATCTTCCGGATTGCTTGCAGAAATTTGTAGCTCTAAAGCAAGGAGAATTGGAAAAAATTGAAAATTTGGAACAGCTTAGAGCTCTGGAAAATGGGATTTCGATAAAAATGGTGGAAACGAATTATCAAGGCATCGGAATTGATACTCCCGCCGATTTGGCAACGGTAGAAAAACTGCTTTCATAA